The stretch of DNA AAATGATAATTTATCACACCACAAAGAACACATCATAAAGATTACACTAGATATATCAAAATCAATGTAGGACAGCTCATGTGATCATTGTATAGAAAAACAAGGCAGAGATCGTCATCTAGTTGGTAGTGGCAGCAACGTTGATGTAGATGGTTGCCGTGATgaattccccctccgacagagtgcAGAAAAAACCTCCAAAATGGATCGCAGGCAAGAATTCCGTATTGAGAAAAATGGTACTTCCTTTTTGTAATTTGTAGATCGATTAGAGCCTGCAGAATAGAGAGGTTCGGTGGCAGAAAAATTCCTTGATAAATATGACATAGGGTTTTGGGCCAATATAAAACCAGGGGCGTCAATAGGTGGTGGAAGGGTGCTTATGAGACCCATGCAGCCCTGGCTCGCACCCCTAGCCGCGAGCTAGGGGCACGTGGGGCTCACGGGCATCACCATCCagccctctggtgcttccttgtACCTTTTGGACTTGACAATCACCGACATATTTTTTCTGATATTTTTGCTCTCCTGAAAATTGTTTTTCTAAAAAGTTTGAaagcaacaaaaaactaaaacTTCATTCGACAATGAATTAATAGGTTAGtcaaaataataataaaaggTGGTGCCAAACTATACAATATAGTATGATTGTAACAGGAAACAATTTTTTAATAAATATGCCTAGAACATATCAGCGTCCCTAAGTTTAATGTCTGATCATCTCCAAGCATGTAGATAATAATAAAATAATTTTTGATTTTGAATGTTAGCTTAACATGAACATGATCAGTCTAAGGATGCGGCTATTCTGCACCCGGGCTCATATGAGCCCGGGTGTGAACAGTAAAATCATTTGAAATATTACCTCCATCCCAAAATCGTATCTTAGATTTATCTCGATATGGAAGGATCTAACACTTAAACATGTGGCTAGACACATTCGCATTTAGCCAAATCTAAGACAAAAATTTTGAGACAAATGGAGTTGTAATAAACAaattcaaaaagaaaaagaaaaaacctTTTTTTTGTGAAGTTTGGACACTCCAGAAGCTCACGGCAAAAATCCGAAGACGAGTTCACTACTAGTTTAGACAAACAAGGAttttgggacgaagggagtagtaaATAAATTTCAAAAAAGAACTTTTTTTGCAAGATGCTCATGTGCATGATGCCGGTGGAAAATTTGATGAAGGTTGAACATTCGAGAAGCTCGTGGGAAAAAAACGACAAGATGAGTTCACTGCCTGACGCGTACAGagcttttttgtttttgtttttgagaCAATCCTGTAGAGAGCTAGTACTTCGCTGCCTGACGATGTGGCCCGGCCCACATATATGACAACAACGCATTGGTGGCTTAAGTGCAGCTCCAAAATGGAGCGTGATGTGCCCCTCAAAAAAAGAAAATGGAGCGTGATGTGAACGTGATAGGACGACGCGTACACTGCCTGGACTTATCGTGTTATCCTCTGCGTTCTGCGAGGTACTAGGTACCAGTGCCGCAGTGCGTGCCAGTGTGTGGTTGTGGGCCTTGTGGCGTGCGTACAGTAGGCAAATACGTACGTACGACTGGACACTCTGCTCTGCTTGTGGAACATGCGTCTCAGCCAGACAGCCACACACAGGGATCTACGTTACGTGTGGGGCGAGTGCACTCTCGCTACGTACGGCCCTAGTCGACTTACGAGGATATCTTCTTGCTACCCCACGACACAAGGTATCAGAACACGcgcacacgcacacgcacccgcacccgcacctgagagagagagagagagagagagagatggcgGCCGGTGGCATGAGCAGGGAGGCGAGGTGGAGCCTGGCCGGCGCGACGGCGCTCGTCACCGGCGGCAGCAAAGGGATCGGGTGCGCAATTCTATATAACCTTCTTACGTACACACATGCTATGTACACGTATACTCATGTGCTTCTGTGCATCATGGTGTCGATCGATGCAACGCAGCCACGCGATCGTGGAGGAGCTGGCGGGGCACGGGGCGCGGGTACACACGTGCGCCCGGAGCGCGGCGGAGCTGGAGGAGTGCCGCCGCCGGTGGGAGGCCAGGGGCCTCCCGGTCACCGTCTCCGTCTGCGACGTCTCCCTGCGCGCACAGAGGGAGCAGCTCGtggagacggtcaagcaagtctTCGACGCCAAGCTCGACATACTGGTAACTAATAATAACTACATGGACTTGTACTTGGCCCTCTTTCTGAGAGTACTTACAATAGGAGTAACATAGATAGATGGTAAAATCACATATCTCTAGGCAAAATAGATGGAGAATGTGACGAGTAATTAATGAGAAAATATAAGTATGTAATAACATAGTTAGTTACTGCAACATCAAATATACtaagacaagatgagtctacaaccTAATAAATAAAATGTTACATGAcaccacacatatgttactccaaGATAGTAATATAGAGTAGTAACATATGCTAATCTTACTACCCATGACTAGTCTAAAATCTCCAGAGTTCGTATGTTCAACCTGATTAAGTTTAGATTGAGATCAGGCCAGCCGTCCAGAGACTGCAATTGGGCTCTAAAATTCCACCCAATCCAAAGAGGTTCATATAGGTTTTACACTTTACGGGGCTGACCATTCCTACTGTACATATTCAGGTGAACAACGCGGCGCAGGCTCTTGCCAAGGCGGCCGTGGAGTGCACATCGGAGGAGTACACGCACCTCATGTCGACCAACCTAGAGCCGTGCTTCCACCTCAGCAAGCTCACGCACCCCTTGCTCCTCGGGGCCTCCATCGCCGGAGGAGGTAGCATCGTCAACATATCCTCCATTGGGGGCACGCTTGGGTTCCCGGGCTACGCACTTTACGGTATCACAAAAGGTAGTATGCGCTATTCCCTCCAGTTTTCCTACTTCTGAAATTCCAGTACTATTATTATCTCGATAAATAGTCGGAGGGATACTTCAAAATTACATCAtccatccatgttaaaaatgaaacTTTGAAATGATGACAGTTTAAAAAATAGTGGGTTAATTCGTACTTTAAAGATCCTGTCAATGTCCAAAACAGAGGTCATGTTTTCATTTAATATATTTGTAAGGTCCAAAAAATGAATGTTGTATTTCTCGATACAAATTCACATGCATGATTTTAGGTGTTCAATCTCAATATTTCTAGATACCAACAGTCAATTGATTATTTTGAAAATTTGAGTCTTTGCATGCCTCATACGATGATGTTCTTTCGAGACGACCGCACTACAACATTTTAACTATCCAATCTAACTATTTGTGAAAATAAATACTCAAAGAAGCTCTAATTGAAGGTGCTCATCGCCATAACCACAACTTGATCCAAATTTCAACTTAGGCATAAAACTCACATATGTTTTTTGCCTCTAATTTTACCGCCTGACATGCAGGAGGGATCAACCAGCTCACGCGGAGCCTtgctaccgagtgggcccagaacAAAGTTCGAGTGAATTGCGTTGCCCCGGGCgtgaccaagagtgacatgttaAACAGTGTATGCACCAGCCGTGTCTTTTTAAAAGTACATTAAAGAAAATACACAATCAGAACTATTTAACCAAATTAGTTATGAGTTATGACCTTTTTACGTGTATAGTACTACCTCCGTCTAAGTTAATAAGTCATTCGCATAGTTCTAGGTCATCGGTTTGAGAAATTAAATATATGTTGTATGTCATGAAAAGTATATCACTAGATTTCTACACGGATGTAGTTTctaaatatatattttttgttaCATATAACACATATTTAATTTCTCAAATCGATGATTTAGAACTACGCGAATGACTTATTCATCTAGACGGAGGTAGTATTGGTGATTAGAGACGACGAGTTCGCAGAATCCTACTACACAACTCTTTAGTATCGGTTTTTCTAAGAAACTAATAATTTGGAGAACTGATCATTTGTGTGTGGAACAGGTCGCACCCGACATTTTAGAGAAGGAGTTGGCGAAGGTTCCGATGCGGCGGGTAGGTGAGCCAGAGGACGTGGCTGCAGTGGTGTCATTCCTCTGCATGCCAGCGGCATCCTTCGTCACTGGGCAGGTCATCACCGTCGATGGTGGTCGAACAATTAGTGCCTAGTTAATTAACGGCACCTCACCGATAAAATCGTGTGCATGTTGATCAATTTATAAAGTAGCCGGTGAGTACTACCTCCGTCCCGTTAGCTtgaaaaacgttcttatattatgagacaAAAGGAGGAGTTAGCAAGGACCTGAGTGTTGTCC from Triticum urartu cultivar G1812 chromosome 3, Tu2.1, whole genome shotgun sequence encodes:
- the LOC125545534 gene encoding noroxomaritidine/norcraugsodine reductase-like; the protein is MAAGGMSREARWSLAGATALVTGGSKGIGHAIVEELAGHGARVHTCARSAAELEECRRRWEARGLPVTVSVCDVSLRAQREQLVETVKQVFDAKLDILVNNAAQALAKAAVECTSEEYTHLMSTNLEPCFHLSKLTHPLLLGASIAGGGSIVNISSIGGTLGFPGYALYGITKGGINQLTRSLATEWAQNKVRVNCVAPGVTKSDMLNSVAPDILEKELAKVPMRRVGEPEDVAAVVSFLCMPAASFVTGQVITVDGGRTISA